Proteins from a genomic interval of Verrucomicrobiota bacterium:
- a CDS encoding alpha/beta hydrolase — protein MKQTSLLLLPALLIATLAQGATTPDAALPAPTVADIPFTQVGGSNLLLDAYLPEGPGPFPACILVHGGGFRNGNKKSYIHPLFAPLRDAGFACFSVDYRLAPAHRWPTGIEDVEAAIRWLKAHAAEYRADPKRIALIGESAGGHYVSYIGVTAREPVQAVVPIYAPHDLEARVRQSQEIGASMAALLDLKEVNEDAFKKLRDASPIQHLRANLPPFLLLHGDKDTTVPLEQSTQFQARMLALGNPCDLAACRT, from the coding sequence ATGAAACAAACCTCTCTGCTGCTGCTCCCTGCCCTGCTGATCGCCACGCTGGCGCAAGGCGCGACCACCCCGGATGCCGCGCTCCCGGCTCCCACCGTCGCCGACATTCCCTTCACCCAGGTCGGCGGCAGCAATCTGTTGCTGGACGCTTATCTGCCGGAAGGCCCGGGGCCGTTCCCGGCCTGCATCCTGGTGCATGGCGGCGGATTCCGGAATGGCAACAAGAAGTCGTACATCCATCCGCTGTTCGCCCCGTTGCGCGACGCCGGGTTTGCGTGTTTCAGCGTGGATTACCGGCTGGCCCCGGCGCACCGCTGGCCGACCGGCATTGAAGATGTCGAGGCCGCCATCCGCTGGCTGAAGGCCCATGCCGCCGAGTATCGCGCTGACCCCAAACGCATCGCCCTGATCGGCGAATCCGCCGGTGGCCATTACGTTTCGTACATCGGGGTTACCGCCCGCGAGCCGGTGCAGGCGGTCGTGCCCATCTACGCCCCGCACGATCTCGAAGCGCGCGTGCGGCAGAGCCAGGAAATCGGGGCCAGCATGGCCGCCCTGCTCGATCTCAAGGAGGTCAACGAAGACGCCTTCAAGAAACTGCGCGACGCCTCCCCCATCCAGCACCTGCGCGCCAACCTGCCGCCGTTCCTGCTGCTGCATGGCGATAAGGACACCACCGTCCCCCTGGAACAATCCACCCAATTCCAGGCCAGGATGCTGGCCCTGGGCAACCCCTGCGACCTAGCAGCCTGTCGGACTTAG
- a CDS encoding DUF1501 domain-containing protein, which translates to MNTNRKHENSGFPSLIQMSNPVADLVSRRDAMKLGLVGAGGLLMANSLGMPTLGAAAPAVTAAAKGGAKAKSVIQIWLWGGASHLETFDPKPEAGMEYCGPLNQPIETNVKGMRICELLPLLAKQADKYSLIRSMTHGNNGHETAAYMVQTGRNAGAGDTYPCIGAVVSLFKGYEAGYKGLVPPYIVLTAPQGRFSEAGFLGGKYKPFATGGDPAKVPFVVEGIVAQGITEKRQEARRDFLGRINTLENSMRDDPRLVSSAECRKQAYELILGDGGKVFDCSSEKDTLREQYGLTTFGQSCLVARRLVERGVPYITINYQGWDTHKDHFPAMRRKLPELDKGLATLLQDLQDHGLLESTIVWCCGEFGRTPKVDTEAPWNGGRGHYGKVFSALVAGGGLKAGQVIGSSDAKGELVKDRPVYPVDFIGTMYGLLGIDPNANLPHPQGKEVRVMASAEEGAKSGGLLKELV; encoded by the coding sequence ATGAATACGAACCGCAAACACGAAAACTCGGGCTTCCCGTCATTGATTCAAATGTCCAACCCGGTCGCCGATCTGGTTTCGCGGCGCGACGCGATGAAGCTGGGTTTGGTGGGTGCCGGGGGTCTGTTGATGGCAAACAGTTTGGGGATGCCCACCTTGGGAGCGGCGGCTCCAGCGGTCACGGCGGCAGCCAAAGGTGGTGCCAAGGCCAAGTCGGTGATTCAAATCTGGCTCTGGGGCGGCGCCAGTCACTTGGAAACCTTTGATCCCAAGCCCGAGGCGGGCATGGAGTATTGCGGTCCGCTGAACCAACCGATTGAGACCAATGTGAAGGGAATGCGGATCTGCGAGTTATTACCCCTGCTCGCCAAACAGGCCGATAAGTACTCCCTGATTCGCAGCATGACCCATGGCAACAATGGTCATGAAACCGCCGCGTACATGGTGCAGACCGGAAGAAATGCCGGGGCTGGAGATACGTATCCCTGCATCGGTGCGGTGGTGTCACTGTTCAAAGGCTACGAGGCTGGCTACAAGGGCTTGGTGCCACCTTATATTGTACTCACCGCCCCGCAGGGACGGTTCTCTGAAGCAGGCTTTTTGGGTGGCAAGTACAAGCCGTTCGCTACCGGTGGCGATCCCGCCAAGGTGCCGTTTGTCGTGGAAGGCATTGTTGCCCAAGGCATCACTGAAAAGCGCCAGGAAGCGCGGCGCGATTTCCTCGGACGGATCAATACGTTGGAAAACTCCATGCGCGACGATCCGCGTTTGGTATCCTCCGCCGAATGTCGTAAGCAGGCGTATGAGTTAATCTTAGGTGATGGTGGTAAGGTCTTTGATTGCTCGTCCGAGAAAGATACGTTGCGGGAACAGTATGGCTTGACCACCTTCGGGCAATCCTGCCTGGTCGCTCGCCGGTTGGTGGAACGCGGCGTGCCGTATATCACCATCAATTATCAGGGATGGGATACGCACAAGGATCATTTCCCGGCCATGCGGCGTAAACTGCCGGAACTGGACAAGGGTTTGGCCACGTTGCTTCAGGACCTGCAGGATCATGGTTTGCTGGAAAGCACCATCGTGTGGTGTTGCGGTGAGTTCGGCCGCACTCCGAAGGTGGACACGGAAGCGCCTTGGAATGGCGGGCGCGGTCATTATGGAAAAGTCTTTTCTGCCTTGGTCGCTGGTGGCGGTCTCAAAGCTGGCCAGGTGATCGGATCTTCGGATGCCAAGGGCGAACTGGTAAAAGATCGTCCGGTCTATCCCGTTGATTTCATCGGCACCATGTATGGGTTGTTGGGCATTGATCCCAATGCCAATTTGCCGCATCCGCAGGGAAAAGAGGTGCGCGTCATGGCTTCCGCCGAGGAAGGCGCAAAATCCGGTGGTTTGTTGAAAGAACTCGTCTAA
- a CDS encoding PPC domain-containing protein, with protein MKIMQQVVWLAVMLAATSVGFAQRGPSVGYVYPAGGRQGTTFQATLSGQFLDGVTNVLVTGEGVQATIVEFIKPYANKQLTFLRDRMEALRRGVTAAGKSDTIITVRGVGDYNSNEVQKIDRVSVEKELADLKYKLSNPKNQRPPNPQLAEDVKLRVTIAANAKPGQRELRLLTALGLSNPLVFHVGQLQEFNEPPEVCLSGPNLLNPERYNLTRGPSKRPEVRLTLPCVANGQIMPGAIDGFRFYGRKGQKLVVAVNARQLIPYLADAVPGWFQATVTMYDPKGKEIAYADDFRFNPDPVLNYEIPADGDYLIQIKDSIFRGREDFVYRITIGELPFVTGIFPLGGPAGAQNEVEVAGWNLPATKVTLDTAGREPGIHTLAFPNQEKVLNTVLFQTSAYSEVMEKEPNNQESNAQRLRVPTVVNGRIDQPDDEDVFRFEGQAGKQIVAEVFARRLNSPLDSILTLTDSEGKQIAINDDYDDRASGLVTHQADSRISISLPADGTYYLRLRDTQHKGGPEYAYRLYVHTPQPDFELRMTPASLNVRPGNSVQVTLYAVRKDGFTGDISFVLKDAPTGFRLSGKMPGNTNQVRLTLSAPDSPLKKPVSLTVEGRGMIQGKEVAHLAVPAEDMMQAFYYRHLVPFQELEVAMLTRNPNAAKKAAAANLPKKLDKKPDVKPPEQKPASK; from the coding sequence ATGAAGATAATGCAACAGGTCGTGTGGCTGGCGGTCATGTTGGCCGCCACGAGTGTTGGATTTGCGCAACGGGGGCCGTCGGTGGGGTATGTGTATCCTGCCGGAGGACGGCAGGGAACCACCTTCCAAGCGACGCTCAGCGGGCAGTTTTTGGACGGGGTGACCAATGTTCTGGTCACCGGCGAAGGCGTTCAAGCCACGATTGTTGAATTCATCAAGCCGTATGCCAACAAGCAACTCACTTTTTTGCGGGACCGAATGGAAGCGTTGCGCCGCGGGGTAACTGCCGCTGGGAAGAGCGATACGATTATCACGGTTCGTGGCGTGGGTGACTACAATAGCAATGAAGTGCAAAAAATCGACCGGGTATCCGTGGAAAAGGAACTCGCCGATTTAAAGTATAAGTTATCCAATCCCAAAAATCAGCGTCCGCCTAACCCCCAGCTAGCGGAAGACGTTAAACTAAGGGTCACCATTGCAGCCAATGCCAAGCCCGGCCAGCGCGAACTGCGATTGCTCACAGCGTTGGGTTTATCCAATCCCCTGGTGTTTCATGTGGGGCAACTTCAAGAGTTCAATGAGCCGCCGGAAGTTTGTCTTAGCGGGCCGAACCTGCTGAACCCGGAACGTTACAATTTGACGCGGGGGCCGTCGAAACGCCCCGAGGTGCGCCTTACCTTGCCGTGCGTCGCCAATGGTCAGATCATGCCCGGGGCGATCGACGGGTTCCGGTTTTATGGTCGCAAAGGCCAAAAGTTGGTGGTTGCGGTTAACGCCCGACAGTTGATTCCCTACTTGGCAGACGCGGTTCCCGGCTGGTTCCAAGCAACGGTTACCATGTATGATCCCAAGGGCAAGGAAATCGCCTATGCCGATGATTTTCGGTTTAATCCTGATCCGGTGCTCAATTATGAAATTCCTGCGGACGGAGATTATCTGATTCAAATTAAAGACTCCATTTTCCGTGGGCGCGAGGATTTTGTTTATCGCATCACGATTGGGGAATTGCCTTTTGTCACTGGCATTTTTCCACTGGGCGGGCCGGCTGGCGCGCAAAATGAAGTCGAGGTGGCTGGCTGGAATCTCCCAGCAACCAAGGTGACTTTGGATACTGCCGGTCGGGAGCCGGGTATCCATACCTTGGCGTTCCCTAATCAGGAGAAGGTTTTGAACACCGTGCTGTTTCAGACCAGCGCATATTCGGAAGTGATGGAAAAGGAACCGAACAATCAGGAGTCTAACGCGCAACGCCTTCGGGTGCCAACGGTCGTAAATGGGCGGATTGACCAGCCTGATGATGAGGATGTATTCCGCTTTGAAGGACAGGCGGGCAAGCAGATCGTCGCAGAGGTGTTTGCCCGCCGATTGAACTCCCCTTTGGATTCGATTCTCACTCTAACTGACTCCGAGGGGAAACAAATCGCGATCAATGACGATTATGATGACAGGGCGTCCGGATTGGTGACGCATCAGGCCGATTCCCGGATCAGTATCAGTCTCCCGGCGGATGGCACTTATTACCTGCGTTTGCGCGACACCCAGCACAAGGGCGGGCCGGAATACGCCTATCGCCTGTATGTGCATACGCCACAGCCCGACTTCGAGTTGCGGATGACTCCGGCCAGCCTGAATGTCCGCCCTGGAAATAGCGTCCAGGTGACCTTATATGCGGTGCGCAAAGATGGATTCACGGGTGATATTTCCTTTGTCCTGAAGGATGCCCCAACTGGTTTCAGGTTGTCCGGCAAGATGCCGGGGAACACCAATCAGGTGCGGCTCACGCTGAGTGCCCCGGATTCTCCTCTCAAGAAACCGGTCAGCCTTACGGTGGAAGGGCGAGGCATGATCCAGGGTAAAGAGGTGGCGCATTTGGCGGTGCCAGCGGAAGACATGATGCAGGCATTCTACTATCGGCATCTCGTTCCCTTCCAGGAACTCGAAGTTGCGATGCTTACCCGCAATCCCAATGCCGCTAAAAAAGCGGCGGCGGCCAATCTTCCAAAGAAACTCGACAAAAAACCGGATGTAAAGCCACCAGAGCAAAAGCCGGCATCCAAATAA
- a CDS encoding peptidylprolyl isomerase, producing the protein MKNIALILVTGLALTLVSGVRGEDKKETTPTEPKKADNKPVNVTEVAVIKTSMGEMVLEFWPDVAPKTVENFKTLAKKGFYDGTCFHRIIKGFMVQGGDPLTKDASKEARWGTGDPGYKLKAEFNSRSHQRGVISMARSQDPDSAGCQFFICHGDASFLDRQYTAFGKLIKGDDVLEKLATVPVGGPERSKPTARVGVESIKIVPATEVK; encoded by the coding sequence ATGAAGAACATTGCATTGATTTTAGTAACGGGCCTGGCGCTGACACTGGTGAGCGGCGTGCGGGGCGAAGATAAAAAAGAAACCACACCAACCGAACCGAAGAAAGCGGATAACAAACCTGTGAACGTAACCGAAGTGGCCGTCATCAAAACCTCCATGGGCGAGATGGTTTTGGAATTCTGGCCGGATGTAGCGCCTAAAACTGTCGAAAACTTCAAGACCCTGGCCAAAAAGGGTTTCTATGATGGCACCTGTTTCCATCGCATTATCAAAGGCTTCATGGTCCAGGGCGGCGATCCCCTGACCAAGGATGCCTCCAAAGAGGCTCGGTGGGGCACTGGCGATCCTGGCTATAAGCTCAAAGCCGAGTTCAATAGTCGCTCGCATCAACGCGGCGTCATCTCGATGGCGCGCTCGCAGGATCCCGATTCCGCTGGCTGCCAGTTTTTCATCTGCCACGGTGACGCCTCCTTCCTGGACCGCCAATACACGGCCTTTGGCAAATTGATCAAGGGCGACGATGTGTTGGAGAAACTCGCCACCGTGCCCGTCGGCGGGCCGGAGCGGAGCAAGCCCACGGCGCGCGTGGGCGTCGAGAGCATCAAGATTGTGCCGGCGACCGAAGTGAAGTAA
- a CDS encoding NUDIX hydrolase: MMPPAPTPIRPWRQIASQLLGSYRIFTLRRDIKISPRTGREHDFFVLDCGPWVNVVAITPDDQMVMVEQYRHGTNTVELEVPGGMIDPHDRDPVAGGLRELREETGYEGEKARIIGDVYANPAILTNVCHVVLVEQCRLKHPQQLDHGEDLNIRLIPVPEVYQLVAANKIKHSLVMVALCYYDQVRRGLRP, encoded by the coding sequence ATGATGCCACCCGCACCCACCCCGATCCGCCCCTGGCGGCAGATTGCCTCCCAACTGCTTGGCTCCTACCGGATTTTTACCCTGCGCAGGGATATCAAGATTTCCCCGCGCACGGGGCGGGAGCATGACTTTTTTGTGCTCGATTGCGGCCCGTGGGTCAACGTGGTGGCGATTACTCCGGATGACCAGATGGTCATGGTGGAGCAATACCGGCACGGCACCAACACAGTGGAACTGGAAGTTCCCGGCGGCATGATTGATCCTCATGACCGGGACCCGGTGGCGGGCGGGTTGCGCGAATTGCGGGAAGAAACCGGTTACGAAGGGGAAAAGGCCCGCATCATCGGGGATGTGTATGCCAACCCGGCGATCCTGACCAATGTCTGCCATGTGGTTTTGGTGGAGCAATGCCGGTTGAAACACCCCCAGCAATTGGATCATGGCGAAGATTTGAACATCCGGTTGATCCCCGTCCCGGAGGTGTACCAACTCGTGGCGGCGAACAAGATCAAGCATTCGCTGGTGATGGTGGCGCTATGCTATTACGACCAGGTGCGGCGCGGCCTGCGTCCGTAG
- a CDS encoding LL-diaminopimelate aminotransferase: protein MAFLNENYLKLKAGYLFPEIGRRVKVFCEANPEAAKRLIRCGIGDVTEPLPAAVVAAMHKAVDEMARRETFRGYGPEQGYDFLRAAIAQNDYRDRNIEIADDEIFVSDGSKCDCGNILDILGHKNKLAIPDPVYPVYVDTNVMAGHTGAADDAGAYQGIAYLPCTPANGFVPKPPRGKADLIYLCSPNNPTGAVATRKQLEAWVTYALKHKAIILFDAAYEAYIKDPAIPHSIYEIPGARECAIEFRSFSKHGGFTGTRCAFTVVPKTLLAATAAGEFKPLHPLWNRRMCTKFNGVSYIVQRGAEALYSPEGKAQVRALIEHYMGNAAILVAGARAAGLTVYGGTNAPYIWAQTPAGVTSWQAFDKILNAANVVITPGSGFGAQGEGYFRISSFNSRANAEEVARRLQTLVW from the coding sequence ATGGCCTTTTTGAATGAGAATTATTTGAAGTTGAAAGCGGGCTACCTGTTCCCGGAGATTGGGCGCCGCGTCAAAGTGTTCTGCGAAGCCAACCCGGAAGCCGCCAAACGGCTCATCCGCTGCGGCATCGGCGACGTGACGGAACCGCTGCCCGCAGCCGTCGTCGCCGCCATGCACAAGGCGGTGGACGAAATGGCGCGCCGCGAAACCTTCCGCGGCTACGGCCCAGAGCAGGGGTACGACTTCCTGCGCGCCGCCATTGCCCAGAATGACTACCGCGACCGCAATATCGAGATCGCCGACGACGAAATCTTCGTCTCCGACGGCTCCAAGTGCGATTGCGGCAACATCCTCGACATCCTCGGCCACAAGAACAAGCTCGCCATCCCCGACCCGGTCTATCCCGTGTACGTGGATACCAACGTCATGGCCGGCCATACCGGCGCGGCGGACGACGCCGGCGCGTACCAGGGGATTGCCTATCTGCCCTGCACGCCCGCGAACGGCTTTGTGCCCAAGCCGCCCCGGGGCAAAGCCGATCTGATCTACCTGTGCTCGCCCAACAACCCCACCGGGGCGGTCGCCACGCGCAAACAACTCGAAGCCTGGGTGACCTACGCCCTCAAGCACAAGGCCATCATCCTGTTCGATGCCGCCTACGAGGCTTACATCAAGGACCCGGCCATCCCGCATTCCATCTACGAGATCCCCGGCGCGCGGGAGTGCGCCATTGAATTCCGCAGCTTCTCCAAGCACGGCGGGTTCACCGGCACGCGCTGTGCCTTCACCGTGGTGCCCAAGACCCTTCTGGCCGCCACCGCCGCCGGCGAGTTCAAGCCCCTGCATCCACTCTGGAACCGGCGCATGTGCACCAAATTCAACGGCGTCAGCTACATCGTCCAGCGCGGCGCGGAAGCGCTCTACTCGCCGGAAGGCAAAGCCCAGGTGCGGGCCTTGATCGAGCACTACATGGGCAACGCGGCCATCCTCGTGGCGGGGGCCAGGGCGGCGGGCCTGACCGTTTATGGCGGCACCAACGCGCCGTACATCTGGGCGCAAACCCCGGCGGGCGTCACCAGTTGGCAGGCCTTCGACAAAATCCTGAACGCGGCCAACGTCGTCATCACCCCCGGCAGCGGCTTCGGCGCGCAGGGCGAGGGCTACTTCCGCATCTCCTCCTTCAACAGCCGCGCCAACGCCGAAGAAGTCGCGCGCCGGTTGCAAACCCTCGTCTGGTAG
- a CDS encoding contact-dependent growth inhibition system immunity protein: MSKFDRNKSLQQLDGQEWGEPTYESGLVTECHRLRRVPLCEFTAEHLRMMIGQQIGLPYLVPIALEFLRTDPFTAGDFYEGDLLAGVLQAETAFWRDHPDLSREAAEIAERAFTLLPSLDDCDRPTAQEALTEAYHVFQRAQATAA; this comes from the coding sequence ATGAGTAAGTTCGACCGCAATAAATCGCTCCAGCAGCTCGACGGCCAAGAGTGGGGTGAGCCAACCTACGAATCAGGTCTTGTGACCGAGTGTCATCGGCTGAGGCGTGTCCCCTTGTGCGAGTTCACCGCAGAGCATCTGCGCATGATGATTGGCCAACAGATTGGTTTGCCTTACCTCGTTCCCATCGCGCTTGAGTTCCTTCGTACCGACCCGTTCACCGCAGGCGACTTCTACGAGGGCGATTTGCTCGCAGGGGTGCTCCAAGCTGAGACGGCGTTCTGGCGTGATCATCCCGACTTAAGCCGAGAGGCGGCGGAGATTGCGGAGCGAGCATTTACTCTGCTTCCTTCTCTCGACGACTGCGACCGTCCGACAGCACAGGAGGCTTTGACTGAGGCGTATCATGTGTTTCAGAGAGCTCAGGCAACGGCAGCCTAA